One Paroedura picta isolate Pp20150507F chromosome 3, Ppicta_v3.0, whole genome shotgun sequence genomic window carries:
- the HRH1 gene encoding histamine H1 receptor — MCVINRTTNNLTEGYSSPLGVILGGISLTTVVMNILVLYAVKLEKKLHTVGNLYIVSLSCADLVVGAAVMPLNVLYLLKNEWLLGRQACLFWLSMDYVASTASIFSLFILCIDRYRSVQQPLKYLKYRTKTRASIMISGAWLLSFMWVVPIFGWRNFTHNNNTDDKGTVCETDFCRVTWFKVLTAIANFYIPSLMMLFFYAKIYTAVRRHYQHRKLINGSFRSVSEKTIPHNCKLQETQEMCSLSEIKNAGFQSHEHDSHRDRMEVPPPSGSFIEVSQVFHRGRAHEIGKHSCFHLTQNDIGVDNIDRTYACINKNIQSIDKSCPQEYEISKSSYEHNFAKRLSRRRDSDPGLQQNIDIKTSHFPQYKNHKYSTSLRSLKKTWRRLRTHSLSHNQGLRVNRERKAAKQLGCIMAAFMLCWIPYFVLFMVMAYCETCYNYHIHMFTIWLGYVNSTLNPFIYPLCNENFKKTFKKIFHIKN; from the coding sequence ATGTGTGTGATTAACAGAACAACAAACAATTTAACAGAGGGTTATTCATCCCCTCTAGGAGTGATCTTGGGAGGTATATCATTAACCACAGTTGTCATGAATATTTTGGTCCTATATGCAGTGAAATTGGAAAAGAAACTTCACACTGTTGGAAATCTTTACATTGTCAGCCTGTCCTGTGCAGACCTTGTTGTTGGTGCAGCTGTCATGCCACTGAACGTTTTATATCTTTTGAAGAATGAGTGGCTGTTAGGTAGACAAGCTTGCCTGTTTTGGCTATCAATGGATTACGTGGCTAGCACAGCCTCTATATTCAGCCTTTTCATACTTTGCATAGACCGTTACCGTTCTGTCCAGCAGCCACTAAAATATCTCAAGTACCGGACAAAAACTAGAGCTTCTATCATGATTTCTGGAGCTTGGCTGCTGTCTTTTATGTGGGTAGTCCCAATTTTTGGCTGGCGTAACTTTACACACAATAACAACACAGATGATAAGGGTACAGTATGTGAAACAGATTTCTGCAGAGTCACCTGGTTTAAAGTCTTGACGGCTATAGctaatttctacatcccatcatTGATGATGCTGTTTTTCTATGCAAAAATATACACAGCTGTCCGAAGGCATTATCAGCACAGAAAGCTCATTAATGGATCATTTAGATCAGTCTCAGAAAAAACAATTCCACACAATTGTAAGCTGCAAGAAACACAAGAGATGTGTTCACTAAGTGAAATTAAAAATGCAGGGTTTCAGAGTCATGAACACGACAGTCACAGAGACAGAATGGAAGTCCCACCTCCATCAGGCAGCTTTATTGAAGTATCGCAAGTATTCCATAGAGGACGGGCCCATGAAATAGGGAAACACAGCTGCTTTCATCTGACACAGAATGACATTGGAGTGGACAACATTGATCGGACATATGCCTGTATCAATAAAAACATTCAGAGTATAGACAAGTCTTGTCCCCAAGAATATGAAATAAGCAAATCATCATATGAGCATAATTTTGCCAAGAGACTTTCCCGTAGAAGAGATTCAGATCCTGGTCTGCAGCAAAATATTGACATCAAGACAAGTCACTTCCCTCAGTATAAAAACCACAAGTATAGCACAAGTCTCCGTTCTTTGAAAAAGACATGGAGGAGGCTGCGTACTCATTCCCTGAGCCATAACCAAGGGCTGCGTGtgaacagagaaagaaaggcagctaaACAGCTCGGCTGTATAATGGCAGCCTTTATGCTGTGCTGGATCCCATACTTTGTATTATTTATGGTCATGGCATATTGTGAAACATGCTACAATTATCACATTCATATGTTTACTATATGGCTTGGCTATGTGAATTCTACATTAAATCCATTTATATATCCTCTTTGTAATGAAAACTTCAAGAAAACTTTCAAAAAGATTTTTCATATTAAAAACTAA